A region of Streptomyces sp. TG1A-60 DNA encodes the following proteins:
- the mreC gene encoding rod shape-determining protein MreC: protein MRDTRESRLLLVLLVAVAFALITVDIRGGEDSPVDSARRGAATVFGPIEDGVSTAVDPIGNAISAVRDSGSRHDRLAALEKENAELKASLGSDDRNRSRVRQLDKMLKTAANGQYGIKGAEVIAVGAAQGFSWTVTIDIGTDDGITRDMTVLNGDGLVGRVTTVGPNTATVLLANDPDFTVGTRMEDTDELGFASGQGDRPLRVELLNGKAKVKAGDRLVTFGSQADRPFVPGVPVGVVSRVDPSGGDLTRTIHVKPFVAFTRLDIVGVVVQPPRKDPRDTVLPDKPKAAPTPTVTVTVTPGADEPGDGADGQPQEQ from the coding sequence GTGAGGGACACACGAGAGAGCCGGCTGCTCCTGGTGCTGCTGGTCGCCGTCGCGTTCGCGCTGATCACGGTGGACATCCGCGGCGGGGAGGACTCACCGGTCGACAGTGCCCGACGTGGCGCGGCCACCGTCTTCGGCCCCATCGAGGACGGGGTGTCGACCGCCGTCGACCCGATCGGCAACGCCATAAGCGCGGTCCGCGACTCCGGCTCCCGCCACGACCGACTCGCCGCGCTGGAGAAGGAGAACGCCGAACTGAAGGCGTCCCTCGGCAGCGACGACCGCAACCGCAGCAGAGTCCGGCAACTCGACAAGATGCTGAAGACCGCCGCGAACGGGCAGTACGGCATCAAGGGCGCCGAGGTCATCGCCGTAGGAGCGGCCCAGGGCTTCTCCTGGACCGTCACCATCGACATCGGCACCGACGACGGCATCACCCGCGACATGACCGTCCTCAACGGCGACGGGCTCGTCGGCCGCGTCACCACCGTCGGACCGAACACCGCGACCGTGCTCCTCGCCAACGACCCCGACTTCACCGTCGGCACCCGTATGGAGGACACCGACGAACTGGGCTTCGCCTCCGGCCAGGGCGACCGCCCGCTGCGCGTCGAACTCCTCAACGGCAAGGCCAAGGTGAAGGCGGGCGACCGCCTCGTCACCTTCGGTTCGCAGGCCGACAGGCCGTTCGTACCCGGCGTCCCCGTCGGCGTCGTTTCCCGCGTCGACCCCTCCGGCGGCGACCTCACCCGCACCATCCACGTCAAACCGTTCGTGGCCTTCACCCGGCTCGACATCGTCGGCGTCGTCGTCCAGCCGCCCCGCAAGGACCCGCGCGACACCGTGTTGCCGGACAAGCCGAAGGCCGCCCCCACGCCGACCGTGACGGTCACGGTCACACCCGGCGCGGACGAACCCGGCGATGGTGCCGACGGCCAGCCGCAAGAGCAGTAG
- the mreD gene encoding rod shape-determining protein MreD, whose translation MRFNRMLLSTTLVIVALVIQVSVLARLHLPGAVPDLVLLTVLGLALVYGHVGGALIGFGAGLLSDFAPPADHAAGRYALVLCVIGYLAGLAKPETGRLKSATGPMAVVVVAALGSTLLYAGVGALVGDDAARHVGLGSLLFTAALYDLLLAPFVVPGIMALARRADNDPLAETGSAAKASDVSSGWLSSGTGLRIGNQRGGLRIKAARSRMARAGRIKGVKRL comes from the coding sequence ATGCGTTTCAACCGGATGCTGCTCTCCACGACCCTGGTGATCGTCGCCCTGGTGATCCAGGTGAGCGTCCTCGCCAGACTCCACCTCCCGGGCGCCGTACCCGACCTGGTGCTCCTCACCGTCCTCGGCCTCGCCCTGGTCTACGGCCATGTCGGCGGAGCCCTGATCGGCTTCGGCGCCGGGCTGCTGTCCGACTTCGCGCCACCCGCCGACCACGCCGCCGGACGGTACGCCCTCGTCCTCTGCGTCATCGGCTACCTCGCGGGTCTCGCCAAGCCCGAGACAGGCCGGCTCAAGTCGGCGACCGGGCCGATGGCCGTGGTCGTCGTCGCCGCGCTCGGCTCGACGCTCCTCTACGCCGGTGTCGGCGCCCTCGTCGGCGACGACGCCGCCCGCCATGTCGGCCTGGGCAGCCTGCTGTTCACCGCCGCGCTCTACGACCTGCTGCTCGCGCCGTTCGTCGTCCCCGGCATCATGGCGCTCGCCCGGCGCGCCGACAACGACCCGCTCGCCGAGACCGGCAGCGCCGCCAAGGCGTCCGACGTCTCCTCCGGCTGGCTCTCCTCCGGCACCGGCCTGCGCATCGGCAACCAGCGCGGCGGCCTCCGCATCAAGGCCGCGCGATCACGCATGGCCAGGGCGGGACGCATCAAGGGGGTCAAGCGGCTGTGA
- the mrdA gene encoding penicillin-binding protein 2: MTNIPETGRTPRVRIRLVIIQILVFSLLGTLGGRLWYLQIREGDAYAKEASGNHVQQVVQPAMRGSILDARGVPIADNETRLVVSASRTDLLKMDDDGKAVLAKLADVLDMKPKEVMDKVRLCDSETPQPCWNGSPYQPIPITDEATVKQALQIRERSEDFPGITAEPQAVRRYASPGGADTAQVLGYLSPVTDEEVTKAQDTDSPYLRSDQVGRSGLERQYDKELRGKAGVTRYEVDNLGRVIGEAEADPAKPGANLVTSIDARVQRIAEYELNEAMKEARKQMDRNTGTNYKADSGAVVVMEAKTGRVVAMASNPDYDPNAWVGGISAKDYARLTGKKSNYPLLNRAIQGQSAPGSIFKVIPTAAAINAGYSFNGPYECSSSYSIGGQVFKNFESKGYGAISLGKALEVSCDTVFYRLSHQEWKRDGGIKPKKGANDWFYRTAHQFGLGAETGIDLPNEVTGRIPDRQWKQEYWEANKDAWCKYGKKGGSYAEQIAYENCLEGNRMRAGDSVNYSIGQGDTLVTPIQMATIYAAISNGGTLYDPTVGKAVISADGKNVQEIAPKSHGRLPMTKQARDKIDEALEGVATRGTAAWRFQGWPQDEIPMHAKTGTAEVYGKQTTSWFATYTKDYSIVMTISQGGTGSGASAPAVRKLYNALYGVSEDGEIDKRKALLATPQKGLPKIESDGSIDAPKLEAYPPKKTEEEKAAEDGTQAVAAGPAGRPVSFEQDEGAVVTAPGTGTRVTGPAPGGLVTGPGAGSAVADDLVATAGPRGGSGNRAARRRTDRGRGRGKKRRTSV; the protein is encoded by the coding sequence GTGACCAACATCCCAGAGACCGGGCGGACCCCACGGGTCCGGATCCGGCTCGTCATCATCCAGATCCTCGTCTTCTCCCTCCTCGGCACCCTCGGCGGTCGCCTCTGGTACCTCCAGATCCGCGAGGGCGACGCCTACGCCAAGGAGGCCTCCGGCAACCACGTCCAGCAGGTCGTGCAGCCCGCCATGCGGGGCTCGATCCTGGACGCGCGCGGTGTGCCGATCGCCGACAACGAGACACGGCTGGTCGTCTCCGCCTCCCGCACCGACCTGCTGAAGATGGACGATGACGGCAAGGCGGTCCTCGCCAAGCTCGCCGACGTCCTGGACATGAAGCCCAAGGAGGTCATGGACAAGGTCCGCCTCTGCGACTCCGAGACCCCACAACCCTGTTGGAACGGCTCGCCGTACCAGCCGATCCCCATCACCGACGAGGCCACCGTCAAGCAGGCCCTGCAAATCCGCGAGCGCTCCGAGGACTTCCCCGGCATCACCGCCGAACCCCAGGCCGTACGCCGCTACGCCAGCCCCGGCGGCGCCGACACCGCCCAGGTCCTCGGCTATCTCTCGCCGGTCACCGACGAGGAGGTCACCAAGGCACAGGACACCGACTCGCCGTACCTGCGCTCCGACCAGGTCGGCCGGTCCGGCCTTGAGCGCCAGTACGACAAGGAGCTGCGCGGCAAGGCCGGCGTCACCCGCTACGAGGTCGACAACCTCGGTCGCGTCATCGGCGAGGCCGAGGCCGACCCCGCCAAGCCCGGCGCCAACCTCGTCACCAGCATCGACGCCCGCGTGCAGCGCATCGCCGAGTACGAACTCAACGAGGCGATGAAGGAAGCCCGCAAGCAGATGGACCGCAACACGGGGACGAACTACAAGGCCGACTCCGGCGCCGTCGTCGTGATGGAGGCCAAGACCGGCCGCGTCGTCGCCATGGCGTCCAACCCGGACTACGACCCGAACGCCTGGGTGGGCGGAATCTCCGCCAAGGACTACGCGAGGCTCACCGGAAAGAAGTCCAACTACCCGCTGCTGAACCGCGCGATCCAGGGCCAGTCGGCCCCCGGCTCCATCTTCAAGGTCATCCCGACCGCGGCCGCGATCAACGCCGGCTACTCCTTCAACGGCCCGTACGAATGTTCCAGTTCGTACTCGATCGGCGGCCAGGTCTTCAAGAACTTCGAGTCCAAGGGCTACGGCGCGATCAGCCTCGGCAAGGCGCTGGAAGTGTCCTGCGACACCGTCTTCTACCGTCTGTCCCACCAGGAGTGGAAGCGGGACGGCGGCATCAAGCCGAAGAAGGGCGCCAACGACTGGTTCTACAGGACCGCCCACCAGTTCGGCCTCGGCGCCGAGACCGGCATCGACCTGCCGAACGAGGTCACCGGCCGCATCCCGGACCGCCAGTGGAAGCAGGAGTACTGGGAGGCCAACAAGGACGCCTGGTGCAAGTACGGCAAGAAGGGCGGCTCGTACGCCGAGCAGATCGCATACGAGAACTGCCTCGAAGGCAACCGCATGCGCGCCGGTGACTCCGTCAACTACTCCATCGGCCAGGGCGACACCCTCGTCACCCCCATCCAGATGGCCACCATCTACGCGGCCATCTCCAACGGCGGCACCCTCTACGACCCGACGGTCGGCAAGGCGGTCATCAGCGCCGACGGCAAGAACGTGCAGGAGATCGCACCCAAGTCGCACGGCAGGCTGCCGATGACGAAGCAGGCGCGCGACAAGATAGACGAAGCTCTTGAGGGAGTCGCGACCCGTGGCACGGCCGCCTGGCGCTTCCAGGGCTGGCCGCAGGACGAGATCCCGATGCACGCCAAGACGGGTACGGCCGAGGTCTACGGCAAGCAGACGACCTCCTGGTTCGCCACGTACACCAAGGACTACTCGATCGTCATGACGATCTCCCAGGGTGGTACGGGCTCCGGCGCCTCGGCCCCCGCCGTGCGCAAGCTCTACAACGCGCTGTACGGCGTCTCCGAGGACGGCGAGATCGACAAGAGGAAGGCGCTGCTGGCCACGCCGCAGAAGGGCCTGCCGAAGATCGAGTCCGACGGCTCGATCGACGCCCCGAAGCTGGAGGCGTACCCGCCGAAGAAGACCGAGGAGGAGAAGGCCGCGGAGGACGGCACCCAGGCCGTCGCCGCGGGACCGGCCGGCCGACCGGTCTCCTTCGAGCAGGACGAGGGCGCCGTGGTCACCGCACCCGGCACCGGGACCCGGGTCACCGGGCCGGCCCCGGGAGGCCTCGTCACCGGACCCGGCGCCGGGTCCGCGGTCGCCGACGACCTGGTGGCGACCGCCGGTCCGCGCGGCGGCAGCGGCAACCGGGCCGCCCGGCGGCGTACGGACCGTGGCCGTGGCCGAGGGAAGAAGCGGAGGACATCCGTATGA
- the rodA gene encoding rod shape-determining protein RodA, giving the protein MTGNSFSVSGYGPERSGWARLFARDSLARRLDWPILFSAIALSLIGASLVYSATRNRTELNQGDPYYFLLRHLLNTGIGFALMVGTVWLGHRTLRTAVPILYGISVLLILLVLTPLGATINGAHAWIVLGGGFSLQPSEFVKITIILGMAMLLAARVDAGDKPHPDHRTVVQALGLATVPILIVLLMPDLGSVMVMVVIVLGVLLTSGASNRWIFGLIGTGAIGAIAVWQLGVLDEYQINRFAAFANPELDPAGVGYNTNQARIAIGSGGLLGTGLFKGSQTTGQFVPEQQTDFVFTVAGEELGFVGAGLIILLLGVVLWRACRIARETTELYGTIVAGGIIAWFTFQSFENIGMTLGIMPVAGLPLPFVSYGGSSMFAVWVAVGLLQSIRVERPMSA; this is encoded by the coding sequence ATGACCGGCAACAGCTTCTCCGTCTCCGGGTACGGACCCGAACGCTCCGGCTGGGCCCGGCTGTTCGCCCGCGACTCGCTCGCCCGCCGGCTCGACTGGCCGATACTGTTCTCGGCCATCGCGCTCTCCCTGATCGGCGCGTCCCTCGTCTACTCGGCGACCCGCAACCGCACCGAACTCAACCAGGGCGACCCGTACTACTTCCTGCTCCGGCACCTGCTCAACACCGGCATCGGCTTCGCCCTGATGGTCGGTACCGTCTGGCTCGGCCACCGCACCCTGCGCACGGCCGTACCGATCCTGTACGGCATCTCGGTGCTGCTGATCCTGCTGGTACTCACCCCGCTCGGCGCGACCATCAACGGCGCGCACGCGTGGATCGTCCTCGGCGGCGGCTTCTCGCTCCAGCCCTCGGAGTTCGTGAAGATCACGATTATCCTGGGCATGGCGATGCTGCTGGCGGCCCGGGTGGACGCGGGCGACAAACCACACCCCGACCACCGCACGGTCGTCCAGGCCCTCGGTCTCGCCACCGTCCCGATACTGATCGTCCTGCTCATGCCCGACCTCGGCTCGGTCATGGTCATGGTGGTCATCGTGCTGGGCGTGCTGCTCACCTCCGGCGCGTCCAACCGGTGGATCTTCGGCCTCATCGGCACGGGCGCGATCGGCGCGATCGCCGTCTGGCAGCTCGGAGTGCTCGACGAGTACCAGATCAACCGCTTCGCGGCCTTCGCCAACCCCGAGCTCGACCCGGCCGGCGTCGGGTACAACACCAACCAGGCCCGGATCGCCATCGGCTCCGGCGGACTGCTCGGCACCGGGCTGTTCAAGGGCTCGCAGACCACCGGGCAGTTCGTGCCCGAGCAGCAGACCGACTTCGTCTTCACGGTGGCGGGGGAGGAGCTGGGGTTCGTGGGCGCCGGGCTGATCATCCTGCTGCTCGGTGTCGTCCTGTGGCGCGCCTGCCGCATCGCCCGCGAGACCACCGAGCTGTACGGCACGATCGTCGCCGGCGGCATCATCGCCTGGTTCACCTTCCAGTCCTTCGAGAACATCGGCATGACCCTCGGGATCATGCCGGTGGCGGGCCTCCCCTTGCCGTTCGTGTCCTACGGCGGCTCGTCGATGTTCGCGGTGTGGGTGGCGGTCGGGTTGCTGCAGTCCATTCGGGTGGAGCGCCCCATGTCGGCGTAG
- a CDS encoding CYTH and CHAD domain-containing protein, producing MADTKREIERKYESGESGLPDLTGVAGVATVLGKGVAELDAVYYDTLDERLAAASITLRRRTGGKDAGWHLKFPVSPGVRDEIRAPLSDTLPDSLAGLVRSRVREAELIPLVRLLSTRDVSELLDADGTFLAELSVDAVVAERLTDGGRTAQWSEIEVELADDGDPAFLEKIDKKLRKAGVRPSQSPSKLARALQETAPKKSGKKDKQRGKGEGGGEVPGKPVTPGEHVLAYVRVQRDAIVALDPAVRRDVFDSVHGMRVATRRLRSTFKSFRKVLDRAVTDPIGVELKWLAGELGVDRDQEVLTERLTEALDDLPESLVTGPVRTRLRTWSQKDGGTGPRPELIDALDGQRYLELLESLDAVLTDPPLLKAAGGDPEKVITKAVKKDFAKVATLVEEALAQPSGADRDLAMHEARKKAKRTRYAAEAGRPLLGKPAKEVVRGMKSLQRLLGDHQDSVMAREFLRHIAFQAHEAGESAFTYGLLYGREERRAELAEGALPETWATISDDLPF from the coding sequence ATGGCGGATACCAAGCGTGAGATCGAGCGGAAGTACGAGTCCGGTGAGAGCGGGCTGCCGGATCTCACCGGTGTGGCCGGGGTCGCGACCGTGCTGGGCAAGGGCGTGGCGGAGCTGGACGCCGTCTACTACGACACTCTGGACGAACGCCTCGCCGCCGCGTCGATCACACTGCGGCGCCGTACCGGAGGCAAGGACGCGGGCTGGCATCTGAAGTTCCCCGTTTCCCCGGGCGTCCGGGACGAGATCCGGGCGCCGCTGTCCGACACGCTGCCCGACTCTCTCGCGGGGCTCGTCCGTTCCCGGGTCCGGGAGGCCGAGCTGATACCGCTGGTCCGCCTCCTCTCCACCCGTGACGTCAGCGAGCTGCTCGACGCGGACGGCACTTTTCTCGCCGAGCTCAGCGTGGACGCCGTGGTCGCCGAACGGCTGACCGACGGCGGTCGGACCGCCCAGTGGTCCGAGATCGAGGTGGAACTCGCCGACGACGGCGACCCGGCCTTCCTGGAGAAGATCGACAAGAAGCTGCGCAAGGCCGGCGTACGGCCGTCGCAGTCGCCGTCGAAGCTGGCCCGAGCCCTGCAGGAGACGGCCCCCAAGAAGAGCGGGAAGAAGGACAAGCAGCGGGGCAAGGGCGAGGGCGGGGGAGAGGTGCCGGGGAAGCCCGTCACCCCGGGCGAGCATGTCCTCGCCTACGTCCGTGTCCAGCGCGACGCGATCGTGGCACTCGATCCCGCCGTGCGCCGTGACGTCTTCGACTCCGTGCACGGCATGCGGGTCGCCACACGCCGACTGCGCAGCACCTTCAAGTCGTTCCGGAAGGTCCTGGACCGGGCGGTCACGGACCCGATCGGCGTGGAGCTGAAGTGGCTGGCGGGGGAGCTGGGCGTCGACCGTGACCAGGAGGTCCTGACGGAACGTCTCACCGAGGCACTGGACGACCTCCCCGAAAGCCTGGTGACCGGACCGGTCCGTACGCGGTTGCGCACCTGGTCGCAGAAGGACGGCGGTACCGGCCCCCGGCCCGAGCTGATCGACGCACTCGACGGGCAGCGGTATCTGGAGCTGCTGGAGTCGCTGGACGCCGTGCTCACGGACCCGCCCCTGCTCAAGGCCGCCGGGGGCGACCCCGAGAAGGTGATCACCAAGGCGGTCAAGAAGGACTTCGCCAAGGTGGCGACCCTGGTCGAGGAGGCCCTGGCGCAGCCGTCCGGCGCCGACCGGGACCTCGCCATGCACGAGGCCCGCAAGAAGGCCAAGCGCACCCGGTACGCGGCCGAGGCGGGGCGCCCCCTCCTCGGCAAGCCCGCCAAGGAGGTCGTACGCGGCATGAAGTCCCTGCAGCGCCTCCTCGGCGACCACCAGGACAGCGTGATGGCCCGCGAGTTCCTGCGCCACATCGCCTTCCAGGCCCACGAGGCGGGGGAGAGCGCCTTCACGTACGGGCTGTTGTACGGCAGGGAGGAACGGCGGGCGGAGCTGGCGGAAGGGGCGCTGCCGGAGACGTGGGCGACGATCAGTGACGACCTGCCCTTCTGA
- a CDS encoding TIGR03960 family B12-binding radical SAM protein → MSVESVFPQLEALLPHVQKPIQYVGGELNSTVKPWESCDVRWALMYPDAYEVGLPNQGVMILYEVLNERRGVLAERTYSVWPDLEALMREHRVPQFTVDSHRPVKAFDVFGLSFSTELGYTNMLTALDLAGIPLESEDRTVDDPIVLAGGHAAFNPEPIADFIDAAIIGDGEQAVLDMTEIIRAWKAEGRPGGREEVLFRLARTGSVYIPAFYDVEYLPDGRIARVVPNRSGVPWRVSKHTVMDLDEWPYPKQPLVPLAETVHERMSVEIFRGCTRGCRFCQAGMITRPVRERSITGIGDMVEKGLKATGFEEVGLLSLSSADHSEIGDIAKGLADRYEEDKVGLSLPSTRVDAFNVDLANELTRNGRRSGLTFAPEGGSERMRKVINKMVSEEDLIRTVSTAYGNGWRQVKLYFMCGLPTETDEDVLQIADMATRVIQKGREVSGSNDIRCTVSIGGFVPKPHTPFQWAPQLSAEETDVRLEKLRDKIRGDKKYGRSIGFRYHDGKPGIVEGLLSRGDRRIGAVIRAVYEDGGRFDGWREHFSYDRWMQCADKALADFGVDVDWYTTRERTYEEVLPWDHLDSGLDKDWLWEDWQDALDETEVEDCRWTPCFDCGVCPQLATAIQIGPTGKKLLPLSVVK, encoded by the coding sequence ATGTCTGTCGAGTCGGTCTTCCCACAGCTCGAAGCCTTGCTCCCGCACGTGCAGAAGCCGATCCAGTACGTGGGTGGCGAGCTCAACTCCACGGTCAAGCCCTGGGAGTCCTGCGACGTCCGCTGGGCGCTCATGTACCCGGACGCCTACGAGGTCGGGCTGCCCAACCAGGGCGTCATGATTCTTTACGAGGTGCTCAACGAACGCCGAGGCGTCCTCGCCGAGCGCACCTACAGCGTGTGGCCGGATCTGGAAGCGCTGATGCGTGAGCACCGCGTTCCTCAGTTCACGGTCGACAGCCACCGCCCGGTGAAGGCCTTCGACGTGTTCGGCCTGTCCTTCTCCACGGAGCTGGGCTACACCAACATGCTGACCGCCCTGGACCTGGCGGGCATCCCCCTGGAGTCCGAGGACCGCACGGTCGACGACCCGATCGTGCTGGCCGGCGGCCACGCCGCCTTCAACCCCGAGCCGATCGCCGACTTCATCGACGCGGCGATCATCGGCGACGGCGAGCAGGCCGTGCTCGACATGACCGAGATCATCCGCGCCTGGAAGGCCGAGGGCCGTCCCGGCGGGCGCGAGGAGGTCCTCTTCCGCCTCGCGAGGACGGGCTCGGTCTACATCCCCGCGTTCTACGACGTCGAGTACCTCCCCGACGGCCGTATCGCCCGCGTGGTCCCCAACAGGTCGGGGGTCCCGTGGCGGGTGTCGAAGCACACGGTCATGGACCTCGACGAGTGGCCGTACCCCAAGCAGCCGCTGGTCCCGCTCGCCGAGACGGTCCATGAGCGCATGTCGGTGGAGATCTTCCGCGGTTGCACCCGCGGCTGCCGCTTCTGCCAGGCGGGCATGATCACCCGACCGGTCCGCGAGCGCTCGATCACCGGCATCGGCGACATGGTGGAGAAGGGCCTCAAGGCGACGGGCTTCGAGGAGGTAGGCCTGCTGTCGCTGTCGAGCGCCGACCACAGCGAGATCGGCGACATCGCGAAGGGCCTCGCCGACCGCTACGAGGAGGACAAGGTCGGCCTGTCCCTCCCCTCGACCCGCGTGGACGCCTTCAACGTCGACCTCGCCAACGAGCTGACGCGCAACGGCCGGCGCTCGGGTCTGACCTTCGCGCCCGAGGGCGGCTCCGAGCGCATGCGCAAGGTCATCAACAAGATGGTCTCGGAGGAGGACCTGATCCGGACGGTCTCCACCGCGTACGGCAACGGCTGGCGCCAGGTGAAGCTGTACTTCATGTGCGGCCTGCCGACCGAGACCGACGAGGACGTCCTCCAGATCGCCGACATGGCGACCCGAGTCATCCAGAAGGGCCGCGAGGTCTCCGGCTCGAACGACATCCGCTGCACGGTGTCGATCGGCGGGTTCGTCCCCAAGCCGCACACCCCCTTCCAGTGGGCCCCGCAACTCTCCGCCGAGGAGACGGACGTCCGTCTGGAGAAGCTCCGCGACAAGATCCGCGGTGACAAGAAGTACGGCCGCTCCATCGGCTTCCGCTACCACGACGGCAAGCCGGGCATCGTCGAGGGCCTGCTGTCGCGCGGCGACCGCCGCATCGGCGCAGTGATCCGCGCGGTCTACGAGGACGGCGGCCGTTTCGACGGCTGGCGCGAGCACTTCTCCTACGACCGCTGGATGCAGTGCGCGGACAAGGCGCTCGCGGACTTCGGCGTCGACGTCGACTGGTACACGACGCGCGAGCGCACGTACGAGGAGGTCCTGCCCTGGGACCACCTGGACTCCGGCCTCGACAAGGACTGGCTCTGGGAGGACTGGCAGGACGCGCTCGACGAGACCGAGGTCGAGGACTGCCGCTGGACGCCGTGCTTCGACTGCGGTGTGTGTCCCCAGTTGGCCACGGCCATCCAGATCGGCCCCACGGGGAAGAAGCTGCTGCCGCTGTCGGTCGTCAAGTAG
- a CDS encoding TIGR03936 family radical SAM-associated protein, with translation MQRIRLRYTKRGRLRFTSHRDFQRAFERALRRAEVPMAYSAGFTPHPKVSYANAAPTGTGSEAEYLEIALTDARDPEKLRILLDESLPTGLDIVDAVEARTSGLADRLTASVWELRLDGVDPADAGRAVEVFKAADLVEVQRRTKNGVRTFDARTAVVDLDSLDGSGTHGPQPAAGVGSTGAADAAALAGPTDQPCAILRLVVRHVTPAVRPDDVLSGLRAVADLAPPVPAAVTRLAQGLFDEETGTVTDPLAPDREAAPAPSTAEPAAAAKASAPEGPA, from the coding sequence GTGCAGCGCATCCGACTGCGCTACACCAAGCGCGGCCGCCTCCGGTTCACCAGCCACCGTGACTTCCAGCGCGCCTTCGAGCGTGCGTTGCGCCGAGCCGAGGTGCCGATGGCGTACTCGGCGGGGTTCACGCCGCATCCGAAGGTGTCGTACGCCAATGCCGCACCCACCGGCACGGGCAGTGAGGCGGAGTATCTGGAGATCGCGCTCACCGACGCGCGCGATCCGGAGAAGCTCAGGATCCTGCTCGACGAGTCGCTGCCCACGGGCCTCGACATCGTCGACGCGGTGGAGGCCCGGACCTCCGGGCTCGCCGACCGGCTGACGGCCTCCGTGTGGGAGCTGCGCCTGGACGGCGTGGACCCGGCGGACGCCGGGCGGGCGGTCGAGGTCTTCAAGGCAGCCGACCTCGTCGAGGTTCAGCGCCGGACCAAGAACGGCGTACGGACCTTCGACGCCCGCACCGCCGTCGTCGACCTCGACAGCCTCGACGGTTCTGGGACGCACGGTCCGCAGCCCGCCGCGGGCGTCGGCTCCACCGGAGCGGCTGACGCCGCGGCCCTTGCTGGGCCGACGGACCAGCCCTGTGCGATACTGCGGCTGGTTGTTCGGCACGTGACGCCTGCCGTACGACCCGACGACGTCCTGTCCGGTCTCCGCGCCGTGGCCGACCTGGCGCCGCCGGTCCCCGCAGCGGTGACCAGGCTGGCGCAGGGGCTGTTCGATGAAGAGACCGGCACGGTGACCGACCCGCTCGCGCCCGACCGCGAGGCAGCGCCGGCCCCCTCAACGGCCGAACCCGCTGCCGCCGCGAAGGCGTCGGCGCCGGAAGGCCCCGCGTAA